The Abyssisolibacter fermentans sequence TAGTATTGAACGCATCTATTATTGGAGCAAATGCAGCTCCTATATTAAATAATGACTGCTGTATATCATTTGATGGATTTTCACCTGCCATTTCTGCGGCTGCTCCTTCACTATCTTCAATTTGAGCCTTGCTTTCATCAAGCTTTTGCAGATTTTCCATCATAGCATTAATAGTATCATCATCCTCAATGTCAAATACATCACTCAAGGCTTGTTTATACTCATCAATAGATTTTGTACTCATACTACTGTCTAAATCACCCATTATATCAGTTATATTTCTAAATGATCCATCTGCATTTACTGCCTCAATTCCCAATTGACTTAGTGCTTTTGCACCTTTACCTGATTTATCGTAAACACTACTTAGCATTGCTTCCATCTGATGTCCTGCGTCTGCTCCTTCTATGCCACTTTGAGCAAACATTCCTAGTAATGCATTTGTATCAGACAGTCCTAATCCAAATCTTTGGGCTGAATTTCCTCCTGCTATTATAGCATCCCCTAGCTTAGCTACACTTGTACCTGAAATCTCTGAAGTCTTTGCCATCTGATCTATTAAAGTCTCTGTTTCGCCTGCATTTATTTGAAGTGCTGACATGTATTTATCTATACAATCTACTGAAGTCGCAAAATTCATGCCGTCTACTGCCGCTAAATTAAGTACACTAGGCATTGCTGTTACTGATTTTTCAAAGCTCCAGCCTGACTGAGCCGCATCATTAAATGCACCAGCCACATCTGCTGAAGTAAATTGAGTAGTATCTCCAAGCACCCTAGAAACATTATCTATGATATTCATCTGTTCTCCTGTTGCTCCCAGAGAATCCTGTACTTGACTTAACGCCGCATCATACTGCTCATACGCCTCAAGACCGCTAGTTAATGTATCGTTTAAAAAACCATACGCCTTACTTAATTTCTTCACCATATCTGCTGGTGTAGCTTTTTTTGTTAAACTTACAGCCATAAGACACCTCCTTTCAAACATTAAAGGTCTATCTTTTTTTATTTGACTGTGCTTTTATTTTATCTCTTTCTCTTTTGTCATCCTCTATTTTTTGCTTAATACTAGCTATGATAAATGCTCTTTCTTTATCTGGTAAACCCAGTATCTCTGAAGGATACTTATGAAGCTTGTGGAGGGCATAATGGCAGATAACTGCCATTGTATCGCCCTCCATTATTAGTTTTTTGCTTCATTAACAAGTTCAGGTTCACTATCAAATTTATTTACTTCATTTATTATTTGAATAAGCTGTGTGTACTCACCTGATATTAGCATTTCTTGTAATAAACTTTCAGCACCCATTACTCCATAGCTGTCTTGCAGAGCTTTATCATGTAAATCTGGATATGTTATTGTCTCTACTGCGAGTTTTAACAAGTACTGTTCATAGTCTGTTTGATCCTTATATACATTTTTCTTTATTTTTACTTCTTTTGTTGCTTCTTTTCTTAACTGTTTGCTTCTTTTTTCTCCAACTGGAGTGAACTCCCATGCTATAGGATTTCCTTGTTCGTCTTTAAATCTATTAGATATTATTCTTTTAATTGGCTCTGGTCTTTCAACATTCTCTGCAAAAAAAGCTTTTAAACTCATCAGTAAAATCCTCCTAATCTACATAATTTGGTTTTTTAAATTTTCTTGGAATATCTATATCTTCAAATGTAAATGGTACTTCTTCCTCTAATACCTCTGCACTATCATCAATTAATGCAACTATACTGCTGTCAATATTACAGTCTATTAGTATAGTCTCATGCTGACCTACTGCACTTTGAGGGTCATCATTTATTACTTGTAAATCAAAGTATGTGTCGATACCTTCATTTATATATTTAAGTATCATCTCTCTAAATAAATCTGTTGCATAAGTAATGCTTAATGTTCCTGTACCTTTCCAACCTATAGTTTTGTGTTGCGAGCCACGTCTTCCTAATGATTTTCTTTCTGATTTTTCTTTTTCTATTTTTGCTTCTATCTTTTTAGCTGTAAACAAGAAATGTCTTTTCCCATCTATAGTTACAAATGCTTGTCCTTCTTTACCACTTAATTGATCTTGCGCTCTTAAAAATTGACTCATATTATAACACCTCCACATTTACGTAGATTTTTTCAACTGAATCTGTTGGTTGAATTGCTGTAGTTACTATAGCTGCATCACTATCTAACCCTTTTGTAACTTTTACATCTTCTGATACAAAATTGTGTATAGCTCCTATAGACTCGTAGTATTTACCTAGTTTAACTATTTCATTTCTTAATGCATTTCTACCACTTTCATCATTGTTTACTTTACCTACAAAGAAATCATTATAGATTCTTTTTACATCTTTATTAAAGCCGTCTAATACTCTTATTACTCTATTTTTTCTGAATACTGCTGTTTTTTCAGTTGTGTATGTTGTTAGAGTATTAATATCTTGTTCTATCTTAACTTTGTTTCCGTCTCTAACAAATACTATATTACCTTTTTTAAGCTCTTCTTCTATTTCTCTGCCTGTCAAAATTACATCTACATCTATTGCTCCGTCATACGCTGCATAAGTAAGAGATTCATTTACATTAGCCCCTGCTGTAGCTCCTGCTACGTATGCAACACATTCTTTTGCAGCAAGCTCTGTATTATCTGCTAATATTACTCCATTTTTAACTGATATGATTCCTTCACAATCAGCTGTTTCATAATTTTCAAGTATTGCTTGTAATTTTAACTGTTCTTCATCTCTTAATCTTTCAATGAATACTCTATATAGTTCTTTAATACTTGCATCTGTGCCAGTATAACCTATTGTATTTATTTCTTTTGCTCTTTTTTCTACTTCTATTAAAAAGTCTGAATAATCATTTGCTATAACAGCTGTATTACTACCACCTGATAGTTTAGTTCCTGCTACAACTTCTAAGTTTCCTGTTCCACTAATTTCTACAAAACTATTAGCTTGTAAATCTTCCACTTTACTTACTGTTTGAATATCTACCATTAGTCCGTCTACAAATGTTTTAACTATAAAAGTACCTTCATGGTCTACATCTGCTTGAACTTCTATTGATATGTCATTGCCTCTTGTTCCACTGTATAATGCTGTAGCTGTTAAATTTGTTCCAATTATTGAAGTAGCTTTGATTCCAGTATTAACTCTGTATAATAGTAATGTTTCAGCTCTTTTTAAAGCTTCTCTAACTAAAATCAACTCATTATCTGTGATATGATATCCTAGTTCACCAAATACATTATTTACATCTGCCGCATGTATTTCAACTATTTCTTTTTCTTTACCCCAGTTCAATTCTAATGGTAGTGCTACGACTCCTCTATCAGGATTAGCCACTATACTGTGATTTGCTGCAAAAGTATTAATATATACCCCCGGTCTTACTTTATTTTGAGATTCCCATGTTTTACTCAAATTACTTCACCTTCCTTTTTAAAAAGTTTTCAATTTTTTTCTTTGCTTCACTTATTGTAAGTTTTTCTTCTCCTACAATAGCTTTTAAAATGTCTTTTTCGTTAATACTAAATTGTTTACTTAAAAGTAGCTGCTTTAATTCAAAACCAGCTTTTTCTTTTTTAGCCATCAGTTTCACCTCACTATTTACTTTAAGTATCCCAATGATTTTTAGATATCTACATATATCATTATGAAAACATATCTCCTTTCTTTTATTTTTATGTGATATCTTCTTTGTTCTTTTACCTCTGCAAATACTAAAAAAGAGGATTAAAATACACAATAAAAAACAGCCGATTTTTCGACTGTTTTTTTATAATTCTTAATTTATTAATTTTTGTATTTCTTCATCAAAATTAATTTAAACCCAGATTATTCATAGAAAATTATGAGCAGTGAACTAAAATCTATGATTTTATGTGAGTCGCTTACTCATATGAAGGAACTGAATATGAGATTCATTAACAAGTCATCCTTCTGTTTATAAGATATCCATTAAATTCTTGACATACCTACTTGGTATGCCTTCGAATTCACTGAAATCTTCT is a genomic window containing:
- a CDS encoding phage tail sheath family protein, with the translated sequence MSKTWESQNKVRPGVYINTFAANHSIVANPDRGVVALPLELNWGKEKEIVEIHAADVNNVFGELGYHITDNELILVREALKRAETLLLYRVNTGIKATSIIGTNLTATALYSGTRGNDISIEVQADVDHEGTFIVKTFVDGLMVDIQTVSKVEDLQANSFVEISGTGNLEVVAGTKLSGGSNTAVIANDYSDFLIEVEKRAKEINTIGYTGTDASIKELYRVFIERLRDEEQLKLQAILENYETADCEGIISVKNGVILADNTELAAKECVAYVAGATAGANVNESLTYAAYDGAIDVDVILTGREIEEELKKGNIVFVRDGNKVKIEQDINTLTTYTTEKTAVFRKNRVIRVLDGFNKDVKRIYNDFFVGKVNNDESGRNALRNEIVKLGKYYESIGAIHNFVSEDVKVTKGLDSDAAIVTTAIQPTDSVEKIYVNVEVL
- a CDS encoding phage tail tape measure protein, producing MAVSLTKKATPADMVKKLSKAYGFLNDTLTSGLEAYEQYDAALSQVQDSLGATGEQMNIIDNVSRVLGDTTQFTSADVAGAFNDAAQSGWSFEKSVTAMPSVLNLAAVDGMNFATSVDCIDKYMSALQINAGETETLIDQMAKTSEISGTSVAKLGDAIIAGGNSAQRFGLGLSDTNALLGMFAQSGIEGADAGHQMEAMLSSVYDKSGKGAKALSQLGIEAVNADGSFRNITDIMGDLDSSMSTKSIDEYKQALSDVFDIEDDDTINAMMENLQKLDESKAQIEDSEGAAAEMAGENPSNDIQQSLFNIGAAFAPIIDAFNTIKDTALAPFFEALATYAGFLGTVLSYLIVPLSFLANIFTFLSPLIYSAVAAMLAYMGILKLKMLFEEKDKMFKQVKAIPTMIKKMTVDKLALGPIGLVIIAVTAVIGLLVGLVKKFDCVRLGVIKFINAIIGGINCLLEKLSHIPIIGDKFEGMHIDKLSNDAFKKKEQKDVLEDLGFDPMELEKEKLEMPEPLEVAPPQNGEFNVGTVSNVENDDSMAEEDIELLRDLATSEAVNKYATLAPNIKIEFGDVKETADVDQVAKKLEQILCEQIAVSTELAY
- a CDS encoding phage tail tube protein, yielding MSQFLRAQDQLSGKEGQAFVTIDGKRHFLFTAKKIEAKIEKEKSERKSLGRRGSQHKTIGWKGTGTLSITYATDLFREMILKYINEGIDTYFDLQVINDDPQSAVGQHETILIDCNIDSSIVALIDDSAEVLEEEVPFTFEDIDIPRKFKKPNYVD
- a CDS encoding phage tail assembly chaperone produces the protein MSLKAFFAENVERPEPIKRIISNRFKDEQGNPIAWEFTPVGEKRSKQLRKEATKEVKIKKNVYKDQTDYEQYLLKLAVETITYPDLHDKALQDSYGVMGAESLLQEMLISGEYTQLIQIINEVNKFDSEPELVNEAKN